Proteins encoded in a region of the Candidatus Margulisiibacteriota bacterium genome:
- a CDS encoding alpha-amylase family protein — translation MYPFGVTFYPDQWPLGTWEETFKQIKESGLNIVRFGEMAWDWVEPEPGKYRFYDLDRALDLCEKVGLQVLLGLPTSQVPSWFYRKYPNSQPVAQDGTLYPEYGPRPNICKDNPHYRMHAEKLVKTMVKRYAKHLAVAMWQVDNEPVYPPLDHTTSNDFCHCEHSRQAFIAWAKKKYGTIKNLNEAWGTRFWTTTFFSFEDILTPKAGIWEAVSPHIFLDWFRFKTDSLSQWINHLADVVREYDKFHKVGTNGFVGICTRVPDHSKMVGNLDWYGLDIYPKGGRMDPQGLAFHYDLWRSFVRGTKAEFHITELQGGQNVRWGAPEYVEGPEIKGWTTSALDHGAEAILYHAWRPPLFGAETGGFGICNVDGTPSKRLEVIKKLAGEIRTGKLKKANLKAKVAIAYLRGSEIMTYQEQGPPRGIAGQWEAVRSDIGMMHAILSISGAHSVLFQKGEPADFIFERELDSGNLPYKVILMPNPYLLSQKQYDNLKKWVNAGGQLITEARFGLKNEMGHLYEHPLMEDLVGVKYEFTEPKPAGFLDGLQGKPRTEQVFTKKIGKGLAIYANFSLFLQIKNGNKKSLTTLQKYL, via the coding sequence ATGTATCCTTTTGGCGTAACTTTCTACCCCGACCAGTGGCCCCTGGGAACGTGGGAAGAAACCTTTAAACAGATCAAAGAGAGCGGGTTAAATATTGTCCGTTTCGGCGAGATGGCCTGGGACTGGGTCGAACCGGAACCCGGCAAGTACCGCTTTTACGACCTTGACCGGGCACTCGATCTTTGCGAAAAGGTCGGCCTGCAGGTACTGCTCGGCCTCCCCACTTCACAAGTTCCCAGCTGGTTTTACCGCAAATACCCGAACAGCCAACCGGTCGCCCAGGACGGGACCCTTTATCCGGAATACGGCCCTCGCCCTAACATCTGCAAGGACAACCCTCATTACCGGATGCACGCCGAAAAGTTGGTCAAAACGATGGTCAAGCGTTATGCCAAACATCTGGCGGTCGCCATGTGGCAGGTCGACAACGAGCCGGTCTATCCGCCGCTCGACCATACGACCAGCAACGACTTTTGCCATTGCGAACATTCCCGCCAGGCCTTCATTGCCTGGGCGAAAAAAAAGTACGGCACCATAAAGAATTTAAACGAGGCCTGGGGAACAAGATTTTGGACAACCACGTTTTTTTCTTTTGAAGATATTCTCACCCCGAAAGCCGGCATCTGGGAAGCGGTCTCGCCCCACATTTTTCTCGATTGGTTCCGCTTCAAGACCGACAGTTTGAGCCAGTGGATCAACCACTTGGCCGATGTCGTTCGGGAATACGATAAATTCCACAAGGTCGGGACCAACGGTTTTGTCGGGATCTGCACCCGGGTCCCCGACCACAGTAAAATGGTCGGCAACCTCGATTGGTACGGGCTTGATATTTATCCCAAAGGCGGCCGGATGGATCCCCAAGGGCTCGCTTTCCACTATGACCTCTGGCGCAGTTTTGTCCGCGGAACAAAAGCGGAATTCCACATTACCGAGCTTCAAGGTGGCCAGAACGTCCGTTGGGGAGCACCGGAATACGTCGAGGGACCGGAGATCAAGGGATGGACCACCTCCGCTCTCGATCATGGGGCCGAAGCGATCCTCTACCACGCCTGGCGGCCACCACTATTTGGGGCCGAGACCGGCGGTTTTGGGATCTGCAATGTCGACGGAACGCCGAGCAAACGGCTGGAAGTGATCAAAAAACTGGCCGGCGAGATCAGGACCGGTAAACTCAAAAAAGCCAACCTGAAAGCCAAGGTCGCGATCGCTTACCTGCGCGGCAGTGAGATCATGACCTATCAGGAACAGGGGCCACCCCGCGGTATCGCCGGACAATGGGAAGCGGTCCGCTCCGACATCGGGATGATGCACGCGATCCTCTCGATCAGCGGCGCCCACTCCGTCCTTTTCCAAAAAGGGGAACCGGCCGACTTTATCTTTGAAAGAGAACTCGACAGCGGCAACCTTCCCTATAAAGTAATTTTAATGCCGAACCCGTATCTCCTCTCGCAAAAGCAATACGATAATCTGAAGAAATGGGTCAACGCCGGCGGGCAACTGATTACTGAAGCCCGCTTCGGTTTGAAGAACGAAATGGGACACCTTTACGAACATCCGCTGATGGAAGATCTGGTCGGTGTTAAATACGAATTCACCGAACCGAAGCCGGCCGGATTTCTCGATGGATTGCAGGGTAAGCCGCGGACCGAACAGGTTTTCACCAAAAAGATCGGCAAAGGACTAGCGATCTACGCCAATTTCAGCCTCTTTTTACAGATCAAAAACGGCAACAAGAAGAGCTTGACTACCCTCCAAAAATACCTCTAA
- a CDS encoding ribonuclease HII, producing MLSSLHEKRLACQGFRLIAGIDEAGRGPLAGPLVAAAVILPANYHLPGLNDSKQLTARHRDVLFDQINIIALGIGIAAVSHIVIDRINVGRANCLAMEKAIAALKIRPEYLLVDGERYRLKVSIPMRGINGGDAISPSIAAASIIAKVTRDRLMVKYHAKYPQYNFLRHKGYGTREHLALIAAHGACPIHRRSFGPVARSL from the coding sequence ATGCTCTCATCGCTACACGAAAAACGTCTTGCCTGCCAGGGCTTCAGGCTGATAGCCGGCATTGATGAGGCCGGACGAGGCCCCTTGGCCGGTCCGCTGGTCGCCGCCGCGGTTATTCTTCCTGCTAACTATCATCTTCCCGGCCTGAACGATTCCAAGCAATTGACCGCGCGGCATCGGGACGTATTATTCGACCAAATTAACATTATTGCGCTGGGAATTGGGATTGCCGCGGTTAGCCACATCGTAATTGATCGAATAAATGTCGGCCGAGCCAATTGTTTGGCGATGGAAAAGGCGATTGCCGCGCTTAAGATCCGGCCGGAGTATTTACTGGTTGATGGCGAACGCTATCGCTTAAAGGTCAGCATTCCGATGCGCGGGATCAACGGGGGCGACGCGATCTCGCCATCAATTGCCGCGGCCTCTATAATTGCCAAGGTTACCCGGGACCGGCTGATGGTAAAATATCACGCTAAATATCCGCAGTATAATTTTTTGCGCCACAAAGGTTATGGGACCAGGGAACACTTAGCGCTGATTGCCGCCCACGGGGCCTGTCCGATCCATCGCCGCTCTTTTGGGCCGGTGGCCAGAAGCCTTTGA
- a CDS encoding HU family DNA-binding protein, whose translation MNKQDLCAYVSKQTKLPKAKIMNILDTTFNAIEGSLKKGQDVRLVGFGTWKKLRRKARPGRNPQTGKKLTIPARNVIRFSTGQHLYDAVN comes from the coding sequence ATGAATAAACAAGATCTCTGCGCCTACGTTTCCAAACAAACAAAATTGCCGAAAGCTAAGATCATGAACATCCTCGACACGACCTTTAACGCTATCGAAGGCTCATTGAAAAAAGGACAGGATGTCCGCTTGGTTGGTTTCGGAACCTGGAAGAAGCTTCGCCGCAAAGCCCGCCCCGGACGCAATCCGCAAACCGGGAAAAAATTGACCATCCCGGCTCGTAATGTTATCCGTTTTTCCACGGGCCAGCATCTTTACGATGCAGTAAATTAA
- a CDS encoding YifB family Mg chelatase-like AAA ATPase, with translation MLTKVVSAAVNGLDAIFVEVELNSQKGLPGQTIVGLPDASVKESRDRVRSAILNSGFEFPPGYFIINLAPADIRKEGPMYDLPIALGMLALAGLIKEDISDYIILGELSLDGTVRRVNGILPICLAAKRSGWRRILISRENADEAALVEGVEVFAAANLREAIDHLNGERPLAPHHFDGKTLLNRNEADELDFFDIKGQSHGKRALEVAAAGGHNILLVGSPGSGKTMLARRLPGILPPFTIEEALEVATLYSVAGLLDTKKPLITRRPFRSPHHTTSDVGIIGGGRIPRPGEVSLAHYGVLFLDEFAEFERRVLEVLRQPLEDGQVTISRAQATLTYPAAFMLVAAMNPCPCGNYLDPVKPCVCSPLKTQNYWAKLSGPLLDRIDLQVEIPRLTREELTAQPDGESSRVIRERVIAARDRQKERFSGSLTFSNARMTSRQLREHCRLEKEAETLLKAAILHLGLSARSYDRILKVARTISDLEGATVIKTEHIAEATQYRALDRRGGSR, from the coding sequence ATGCTAACCAAAGTTGTTTCGGCGGCGGTCAATGGGTTAGATGCTATCTTTGTGGAAGTTGAGCTCAATTCGCAGAAAGGCTTGCCCGGACAAACGATTGTCGGCCTGCCGGATGCTTCGGTAAAAGAATCCCGCGATCGGGTCAGATCGGCGATCTTAAATTCCGGTTTTGAATTCCCGCCCGGTTATTTCATCATCAATCTGGCGCCGGCCGATATCAGAAAAGAGGGCCCAATGTATGATCTGCCGATCGCCCTGGGAATGCTGGCGCTGGCCGGGTTAATAAAAGAAGACATTAGCGACTATATAATCTTGGGTGAATTATCGCTTGATGGGACCGTTCGTCGGGTCAACGGAATCCTGCCGATCTGTCTGGCGGCCAAGAGAAGTGGCTGGCGGCGGATCTTGATTTCCCGGGAGAATGCGGACGAGGCGGCGCTGGTTGAAGGGGTGGAAGTGTTTGCGGCCGCTAATTTACGGGAAGCGATCGACCACCTCAACGGCGAGCGGCCGTTAGCGCCGCATCATTTTGACGGCAAAACCTTATTAAACAGGAACGAGGCCGACGAGCTCGACTTTTTCGATATCAAGGGTCAGAGCCACGGGAAGCGGGCGCTGGAAGTGGCGGCGGCTGGAGGGCACAACATTTTATTGGTTGGTTCACCTGGTTCGGGAAAGACGATGCTGGCCAGGCGGCTGCCCGGCATTCTGCCGCCCTTTACTATTGAAGAAGCGTTGGAAGTTGCGACCCTCTATTCGGTTGCCGGACTACTCGATACTAAAAAGCCGCTGATTACCCGGCGTCCGTTTCGTTCCCCTCACCATACGACCTCCGATGTCGGAATTATCGGGGGCGGACGGATTCCCCGGCCGGGCGAAGTTTCTCTGGCTCATTACGGGGTCTTGTTCCTGGATGAATTTGCCGAGTTTGAGCGGCGGGTCTTGGAAGTCTTGCGCCAGCCCTTGGAGGATGGACAAGTCACCATTTCCCGAGCGCAAGCGACCCTAACTTATCCGGCCGCTTTTATGCTGGTCGCGGCGATGAACCCTTGCCCTTGCGGCAATTATCTCGATCCGGTAAAGCCGTGCGTTTGTTCCCCCCTTAAAACCCAAAACTACTGGGCAAAGCTTTCCGGTCCGCTGCTGGACCGGATCGATCTGCAAGTCGAGATCCCCAGGCTGACCAGAGAGGAGTTGACCGCTCAACCGGACGGGGAGAGCTCGCGAGTGATCAGGGAACGGGTAATTGCCGCTCGCGATCGACAAAAAGAACGCTTTAGCGGAAGTTTGACTTTTAGCAACGCCAGGATGACCTCCCGGCAGTTGCGTGAACATTGCCGGCTGGAAAAGGAAGCGGAAACGCTCCTAAAAGCGGCGATTCTCCACCTTGGCTTAAGCGCCCGCTCTTATGATCGGATCCTGAAAGTCGCCCGAACCATCTCTGACCTGGAGGGAGCAACAGTAATCAAGACCGAACATATCGCGGAAGCGACTCAATACCGGGCGCTTGATCGCAGAGGAGGGAGCCGCTGA
- the lepB gene encoding signal peptidase I, which produces MPKLNWVFDWAETIIVALLLALVIRAFFLQVFWIPSESMLPGLAISDRIAVNKVIYHFRPPQRFDIVVFRSVPEISVDKKDLIKRLIGLPGEKLELKKGVVYINDKPLAETHPLNNEYNNLSDMPATFGPITIPNDRYFVMGDNRPNSYDSRYWQSLPKRNLIGQAFLLIWPLNKIGLIR; this is translated from the coding sequence GTGCCCAAGCTTAATTGGGTTTTTGACTGGGCTGAAACGATCATTGTCGCGCTCCTGCTGGCCTTGGTCATCAGGGCCTTTTTTCTGCAAGTCTTTTGGATCCCTTCGGAATCGATGCTTCCCGGCCTGGCGATTTCCGATCGGATAGCAGTCAATAAAGTAATTTACCATTTCCGTCCGCCGCAACGGTTTGATATTGTTGTCTTCCGTTCTGTTCCAGAAATCAGTGTTGATAAAAAAGATCTGATCAAAAGGCTTATTGGCCTTCCGGGGGAAAAGCTGGAGTTGAAAAAAGGGGTCGTTTACATTAACGACAAGCCTTTGGCTGAAACCCACCCCCTTAACAATGAATACAACAACCTAAGCGACATGCCGGCGACATTTGGCCCGATTACTATCCCCAACGACAGATATTTTGTCATGGGGGATAATCGTCCGAATTCATATGACAGTCGTTACTGGCAAAGCTTACCCAAGAGGAACCTGATTGGGCAGGCTTTCCTGTTGATTTGGCCCTTGAATAAAATTGGCCTAATCCGATAA
- a CDS encoding serine/threonine-protein kinase, whose amino-acid sequence MVATSSRVLAGIGRFTQSYPKLSKAMKVGMIAAAGVAAGAADRAASFNRFDVHPESLALSVSGGLAAALLAMRSMRRQIKLATMEVGNINASDRERWMIKDIEIKFNGRKIVQTYLISEAYGEGGCATVRLAVNLSQGNRLEIFKLAKYLDKESRDRFIRESEMLMRFNHSNVVTCFGQGELSGIPFYSMEFVGGASLADLLGKFKQVHPLEATRMMIEIAEVFKAVHQVGIYHRDIKPDNILLARNGTIKLIDFGIAKDTKAEHRMTQTGAVFGTPEYMAPEQHFPHMGPVDNRTDIYALGVLYYNLLTGQPPFPSSVNLATGTEESYGEYIHRYIDAITNSKIPDVAPLVPELNRRVMRDVLGNLRGVLQKALMYKKQERYLNVDQFIADLKVVESSIERANVTPMPGSVK is encoded by the coding sequence ATGGTCGCGACGAGCAGTCGGGTCCTGGCCGGGATCGGCCGGTTTACCCAGAGCTATCCGAAATTAAGTAAAGCAATGAAGGTCGGGATGATCGCCGCCGCCGGGGTTGCCGCCGGAGCGGCCGACCGGGCCGCCTCCTTCAACCGCTTCGATGTACACCCGGAATCGCTTGCTCTTTCCGTTTCCGGCGGCTTGGCCGCCGCGCTTCTGGCGATGCGCTCGATGCGCCGGCAGATCAAACTGGCGACGATGGAGGTCGGCAATATCAACGCTTCCGATCGGGAGCGTTGGATGATCAAAGACATTGAAATCAAATTTAACGGTCGAAAAATCGTTCAAACCTACCTGATTTCCGAAGCCTATGGCGAGGGGGGTTGTGCCACTGTTCGTTTGGCGGTCAATCTTAGCCAGGGGAACCGGCTGGAAATTTTCAAACTGGCCAAATATCTGGACAAAGAGTCAAGAGACCGGTTCATAAGAGAGTCTGAAATGCTGATGCGGTTCAATCACTCCAATGTCGTGACCTGTTTCGGTCAGGGGGAATTGAGCGGGATACCGTTCTACAGCATGGAATTCGTCGGCGGCGCTAGCTTGGCCGACTTGCTGGGAAAATTCAAACAGGTCCATCCGTTGGAAGCGACCAGGATGATGATCGAGATCGCTGAAGTGTTTAAGGCGGTTCACCAGGTCGGGATTTACCACCGGGACATTAAACCGGACAACATTCTGCTGGCCAGAAACGGCACGATCAAACTGATCGATTTCGGGATCGCCAAAGACACCAAAGCGGAGCACCGGATGACCCAGACCGGAGCGGTTTTCGGGACGCCGGAATACATGGCGCCGGAACAACATTTTCCGCACATGGGACCGGTCGATAACCGGACCGATATCTATGCCTTGGGGGTCCTTTATTATAATTTATTGACCGGCCAGCCGCCTTTTCCCTCCAGCGTCAATTTAGCGACGGGGACTGAAGAAAGTTACGGGGAATATATTCACCGCTACATTGACGCGATTACCAATTCGAAAATTCCCGATGTCGCCCCGCTGGTCCCGGAATTAAACCGGAGAGTCATGCGGGATGTTTTAGGCAATCTCCGGGGGGTCCTGCAAAAAGCGCTTATGTACAAAAAACAGGAGCGCTATCTTAACGTCGATCAGTTCATTGCCGATCTAAAGGTTGTTGAGTCGTCGATCGAAAGAGCGAACGTGACCCCGATGCCGGGATCGGTTAAGTAA
- a CDS encoding T9SS type A sorting domain-containing protein codes for MRAFNFAALLLCLTLPGFAMTTTPEGSTMLPGESGSAAYDNFGVAGESAAGLIYSGNFSGSVGLASMIFTPLFPQVGRVIAMVASLEGDAIAYPNPFVPVDQTLTIAYQDLVDRPIKVYIFDLSGRLIRLLLETSANRASDGLSRVVWDGKSALDEKVENGVYFVRIVADGKTIGKTKVLAIQ; via the coding sequence ATGAGAGCTTTCAATTTTGCGGCCCTCCTCCTTTGCCTGACACTGCCGGGCTTTGCTATGACCACGACGCCGGAGGGGTCGACCATGCTGCCGGGCGAGTCCGGTAGCGCGGCCTACGATAATTTCGGCGTGGCCGGAGAAAGCGCTGCCGGGTTAATATATAGCGGTAATTTTAGCGGCAGCGTGGGCTTGGCGTCAATGATCTTTACGCCGCTTTTTCCCCAAGTGGGAAGGGTGATCGCGATGGTTGCGTCATTGGAAGGAGACGCGATCGCTTATCCCAATCCCTTTGTTCCTGTCGACCAGACGCTGACGATCGCTTATCAAGACCTCGTCGATCGCCCGATCAAGGTATATATATTTGACCTTTCCGGCCGTTTGATCAGGTTATTACTTGAGACCAGCGCCAACCGGGCGAGCGACGGACTTAGCCGGGTGGTTTGGGACGGTAAATCGGCCCTGGATGAAAAAGTTGAAAATGGGGTTTATTTTGTCCGGATCGTGGCTGATGGAAAAACAATCGGCAAGACCAAAGTCCTGGCGATACAATGA
- a CDS encoding YraN family protein, which produces MRSYLLGVSGEQTAEQYLRVKGYSIIARNFRSHQGEIDLIARSGDYLVFVEVKNYSFNNYRSPASAISKSKKESLIHAARYYLFVNRIKDLNCRFDVLTITRHQGGGPIIDHLENAFEVSGC; this is translated from the coding sequence ATGAGAAGTTATTTGCTTGGTGTTAGCGGGGAGCAGACAGCGGAACAGTATCTGCGGGTAAAAGGCTATTCGATCATCGCGAGGAACTTCCGCTCTCACCAAGGAGAGATCGATCTTATCGCGCGAAGCGGTGATTATTTAGTCTTTGTTGAAGTAAAAAACTATTCATTTAACAATTATCGCTCCCCAGCCTCCGCTATTAGTAAAAGTAAAAAAGAAAGCCTTATTCATGCCGCCCGTTATTACCTTTTTGTCAATCGAATCAAGGATCTCAACTGCCGCTTTGATGTTTTGACGATAACTCGTCATCAGGGGGGAGGGCCGATCATTGACCACCTGGAGAATGCGTTTGAGGTTTCCGGATGCTAA
- a CDS encoding glycosyl transferase, protein MSKYGHFDKKNKEFVITRPDTPLPWINYLGADEYCALMSNTAGGYSFHKDPKERRLTRYRYNNVPMDRGGRYIYIRDNKTEKFFSPSWQPTMKLDKYECRHGIGYTVISSEYAGIKTKTTYFVPLGENLEIWMLEISSNKDRDLSVFPFVEFCLWDALNDMTDYQYNLNIGQTEYKDGIIYHLSRHRVNPDLVGFLACANALPKGFDTQRRDFMGTYGDFSAPRGVVEGKMKNSIACGWSPVGALKIPVKLKKGETKTLIFVLGFEDNLEGPAKKVKQFSKKEVIEKELKKLAEYWEGNLNKFAVETPDEELNLMANVWNQYQCRTTFNWSRSASYYESGIGRGMGFRDSNQDTLGFVHMIPGKVKERIKDLAATQLKDGSAYHQYSPLYKKANPSDHKYGDDHLWLIYSTAGYVKETGDIDFLKEEVTFAGEDSGTMYEHLARAISFSTSNIGEHGIPRILFADWNDCLNLDQGKGRAESVMVAQMLVGAAYEVAKLADLLGKKEDVKKYTQIADEMKAVINKKCWDGQWYTRAYTDELEPVGSKSCKEGKIYLESQAWAVLSGTADEERAKQCMDSVKKNLSTEHGIMVMNPPYSKFYWQLGSIGVYPPGLKENGAIFCHPNPWAMIAECLIGRGDQAYAYYRAILPSARLKIADLHKTEPYVYCQMIAGRDHKDFGEGKNSWLTGSACWNFVAMSQYIIGIRADYKGLTIDPCIPKAWKGFTARREFRGATYNISVKNPNGVSKGVKQITLDGKELKSNILPVGKAGQEHNVEVILG, encoded by the coding sequence ATGTCTAAGTACGGTCATTTCGATAAAAAGAACAAAGAGTTTGTTATAACCCGCCCCGATACCCCACTTCCCTGGATCAACTATTTAGGAGCCGACGAATATTGCGCCCTGATGTCCAACACCGCCGGAGGCTACAGCTTCCATAAAGACCCGAAAGAACGGCGGTTGACCCGCTACCGCTACAACAACGTCCCGATGGATCGCGGCGGACGCTATATTTACATCCGCGACAACAAGACCGAAAAGTTCTTCTCCCCCTCCTGGCAGCCAACGATGAAACTCGATAAATACGAATGCCGCCACGGAATCGGCTATACCGTCATCAGCTCGGAATACGCCGGGATCAAGACGAAAACGACCTATTTCGTCCCGCTGGGCGAAAACCTGGAGATCTGGATGCTCGAGATCAGCTCAAACAAAGACCGCGATCTTTCTGTTTTCCCGTTCGTCGAGTTCTGTCTCTGGGACGCCTTAAACGACATGACCGACTACCAATATAATCTGAACATCGGCCAGACCGAATATAAGGATGGGATCATCTATCATCTCTCCCGCCACCGGGTCAACCCGGACCTCGTCGGCTTCCTGGCTTGCGCGAACGCCCTGCCAAAAGGTTTTGACACCCAGCGCCGCGACTTCATGGGGACCTACGGCGACTTCTCCGCTCCGCGCGGGGTCGTTGAAGGAAAGATGAAGAATTCGATCGCCTGCGGCTGGTCGCCGGTCGGCGCCCTTAAAATTCCGGTCAAACTGAAAAAAGGGGAGACGAAGACCCTGATCTTCGTCCTCGGCTTCGAAGACAATCTCGAAGGCCCGGCAAAAAAGGTGAAACAGTTCAGCAAAAAAGAAGTGATCGAAAAAGAACTCAAGAAACTGGCCGAATACTGGGAAGGGAACCTCAACAAATTTGCCGTCGAGACCCCCGATGAAGAGCTAAACCTGATGGCGAATGTCTGGAACCAATACCAATGCCGGACCACCTTCAACTGGTCCCGTTCCGCCTCTTACTATGAATCAGGAATCGGCCGCGGGATGGGTTTCCGCGATTCCAACCAAGACACTCTCGGTTTTGTCCACATGATCCCGGGAAAAGTTAAAGAACGGATCAAAGACCTGGCCGCTACCCAATTAAAAGATGGAAGCGCCTATCACCAGTATTCGCCGCTCTACAAGAAGGCCAATCCTTCCGACCACAAGTACGGCGACGACCACCTCTGGCTGATCTACTCAACCGCCGGCTACGTTAAGGAAACCGGAGATATCGACTTCCTCAAAGAAGAGGTCACTTTCGCCGGCGAAGATTCCGGGACAATGTATGAGCATCTCGCCCGGGCGATCAGTTTCTCAACCTCTAACATCGGCGAGCACGGGATCCCTCGGATCCTCTTTGCCGATTGGAACGACTGCTTGAACCTCGACCAGGGAAAAGGGAGAGCGGAATCGGTCATGGTCGCCCAGATGCTGGTCGGCGCCGCTTATGAAGTGGCCAAACTAGCCGACCTCCTCGGCAAAAAAGAGGATGTCAAAAAATACACCCAGATTGCCGACGAGATGAAAGCGGTCATCAACAAAAAGTGCTGGGACGGCCAGTGGTATACCCGCGCTTACACCGACGAACTGGAACCGGTCGGTTCCAAGAGTTGCAAAGAAGGGAAGATCTACCTGGAAAGCCAGGCCTGGGCGGTCCTCTCCGGCACCGCCGATGAAGAGCGGGCCAAGCAATGTATGGACTCGGTAAAAAAGAACCTTTCGACTGAACACGGGATCATGGTCATGAACCCGCCGTATTCTAAATTCTACTGGCAGCTCGGTTCGATCGGCGTTTATCCTCCGGGACTCAAAGAGAACGGCGCGATCTTCTGCCATCCTAACCCATGGGCGATGATCGCCGAATGTCTGATTGGCCGCGGTGATCAGGCCTATGCCTATTACCGGGCGATCCTGCCGTCGGCCCGGCTTAAGATCGCCGATCTGCACAAGACTGAACCTTACGTCTACTGCCAAATGATCGCCGGCCGCGACCATAAAGATTTCGGCGAAGGAAAGAATTCCTGGCTGACCGGTTCCGCTTGCTGGAACTTTGTCGCCATGTCCCAATACATCATCGGGATCCGGGCCGACTATAAAGGGTTAACGATCGATCCGTGCATTCCCAAGGCCTGGAAAGGCTTTACCGCCCGCCGGGAATTCCGCGGCGCCACCTACAACATCTCGGTAAAGAACCCGAACGGGGTTAGCAAAGGGGTCAAGCAGATCACGCTGGACGGGAAAGAATTGAAGTCAAACATTCTGCCGGTCGGCAAAGCGGGACAAGAGCATAACGTCGAAGTTATTTTAGGCTAG